Proteins from a single region of Neodiprion virginianus isolate iyNeoVirg1 chromosome 4, iyNeoVirg1.1, whole genome shotgun sequence:
- the LOC124302821 gene encoding uncharacterized protein LOC124302821 yields MEKELCVFGQTIEDSRDRLELDRNRERVEAMNSESIIAEHRYNGDIEKGTFKTAEQLHMGEMNVKCKHCNAERFKYETGRVANNCCHGGKITLPPLTEYPDVLQRLREGNDEVSRHFRQHIRSYNDAFAFASFNCTVADLGNSGPYVMKIIGDVSYKISTSLETANNNRPRYGQIYIYDVQTQLALRENDARRANLLEIIGRLIIDINPYAANFKTTYERFVKGESLVRLNFIALKEDDRGRYNAPTCGEPAALIVSDDGAVSENIEVQVFPKQDRAVGYVPRYSHHVDPMTFPLLFPSGDLGWSYNMKHVGTNKKISPVQYYGHRLALRRGEAQNQFLRSGRLTQHYVIHAYLKIESQRLLFLRNNQKQLRVECYKGITDHISNSEANTSDRTRLGNQMILPSSFSGSMRHMQQQYQDAMAITRKVGRPDLFITMTCNPKWPEICTVLKDFPTGTTVNDIPTIACRIFNMRLQQALKEIESGSVFGKIEGYVYTVEFQKRGLPHAHILFILNNNDKLLTPEAIDSFISAEIPYKRIHQQLYQSVTSHMLHGPHTSKIPCWNSVTKSCSKKFPKDLVENTDISGGGFPKYRGRKNTDINYYRNRVEGRNIQVDNSMVVPHNPYLLAKYDCHMNVEYCASIMAIKYVFKYIHKGHDRARVQITDSNSESDGQPIINEIQDYVDSRYVGPMEAAWRILELPMHGRSHAVTRLPVHLPGQQYATFEEGREVEAATNEKKWRTHLIAWFELNSIDEMARNITYANTPDYYSFQEATKTWKKRKYACKVVSRMTNVSPRDSERFHLKLILGHATNARSFIDLRTVNGKEWNTFREAAVDMGLTATNDEAFKIFDEAVSILMPKRLRHFFVWYLIGEMPSNVIDLWNTYKKALSEDFVDQHENRALCAIEHLLRAEARSCADFYLPIPEIIFENEADEITVENIETFAKKGNELVKQLNNDQKIIYTQIVDNIMDDKSTDRKREKCFYIDGSGGTGKTFLYNALYYMLKSEKKNVACVAWTGIAAILLPYGTTAHKTFGLPLTLQKEGTIFTNATMKKKIQSIDVFIWDECSMIPKIALELIDRTLKDIMEDASPFGGKTIILGGDFRQVLPIVKRGGKQQIIEETIKYSTLWSIFEKLSLKKNMRAKEDAAKFSEWLLNIGNGEVELFVPEKEIQSNNLIDDLYPRNLPLDELTNRAILAPLNVEVNQLNTEILRRMDGNIFESKNIDYATLQGIDTADAALDEEAILRYPMEYLNGLTPSSLPPHNLQLKVGAIVMSLRNLSISDGLCNGTRLVVREIHSRILIGELLIGERKGQIVEIPRMKLDTRGDTDMPFILHRRQFPVRLAFAITINKSQGQSFDHVGIFIDRPIFGHGQLYVALSRCRSKKGIKIQLKKNENAIKNIVYKEIIE; encoded by the coding sequence ATGGAGAAGGAACTGTGTGTATTCGGCCAAACAATAGAAGATAGCAGAGACAGGTTGGAATTAGACAGAAACAGAGAACGAGTAGAAGCAATGAACAGTGAATCAATCATTGCTGAGCATCGTTACAACGGGGATATTGAAAAAGGCACTTTTAAAACTGCAGAACAACTACACATGGGTGAAATGAACGTAAAATGTAAACATTGCAATGCAGAAAGGTTCAAATATGAAACAGGAAGGGTGGCAAATAATTGCTGTCATGGAGGAAAAATAACATTACCACCATTAACGGAATATCCTGATGTACTTCAACGTCTGCGAGAAGGGAATGACGAAGTATCAAGACACTTCAGACAACATATACGATCATATAATGACGCGTTTGCGTTTGCATCATTTAATTGTACCGTGGCAGATCTGGGGAATTCAGGACCAtatgtgatgaaaataatcggGGATGTGAGTTACAAAATATCTACAAGTTTAGAGACCGCAAACAATAACCGACCAAGATATGGACAAATTTACATCTACGACGTACAAACTCAGCTAGCGCTGAGAGAAAATGATGCAAGAAGAGCAAATCTGTTAGAAATTATTGGTAGACTGATAATAGATATCAATCCTTATGCagcaaattttaaaacaacgtACGAGCGATTTGTTAAGGGAGAAAGCCTGGTGAGATTAAACTTTATAGCACTCAAGGAAGACGATAGAGGGCGGTACAATGCGCCAACTTGTGGTGAGCCAGCAGCTCTGATCGTTTCAGATGACGGGGCAGTATCTGAAAATATAGAAGTACAAGTATTTCCAAAACAAGACCGTGCAGTTGGATATGTGCCGAGATATTCGCATCACGTTGATCCAATGACTTTTCCATTACTATTTCCGAGCGGTGATTTAGGATGGAGCTATAATATGAAACACGTAGGAACAAACAAGAAAATCTCTCCTGTTCAATACTATGGACATCGATTGGCCTTACGTCGAGGCGAAGCACAGAATCAGTTTTTGCGGAGCGGACGATTGACACAACACTATGTGATTCACGCATATCTCAAAATTGAATCGCAgcgtttattgtttttaagaAATAATCAGAAGCAATTGCGTGTAGAATGTTACAAAGGAATCACTGATCACATATCAAATAGTGAAGCGAATACGTCGGACCGAACAAGACTTGGGAACCAAATGATTTTACCATCATCATTTTCCGGCAGCATGCGACATATGCAACAGCAGTACCAAGATGCAATGGCAATAACAAGGAAAGTTGGACGACCGGATTTATTCATTACAATGACATGTAATCCTAAGTGGCCGGAAATATGTACGGTATTAAAAGATTTTCCTACAGGTACCACTGTAAACGACATTCCAACAATAGCTTGTCGAATATTCAACATGCGGCTACAACAGGCACTAAAGGAAATCGAAAGCGGTTCAGTATTTGGAAAGATTGAAGGATACGTATACACagttgaatttcagaaaagaGGCTTACCGCATGCTCACATACTATTTATCTTAAATAACAATGACAAACTTTTGACTCCAGAAGCAATTGACAGTTTTATATCTGCAGAAATACCATACAAACGAATACATCAACAACTATATCAATCTGTCACATCACACATGCTACACGGCCCTCACACATCCAAAATACCATGCTGGAATTCGGTAACAAAGTCATGCTCaaagaaatttccgaaagaCTTAGTGGAAAATACTGATATAAGCGGTGGCGGTTTTCCAAAGTATCGCGGACGAAAAAATACAGACATAAACTATTACCGCAACCGCGTGGAAGGAAGAAATATCCAAGTAGACAACAGCATGGTTGTGCCTCACAATCCATACCTACTTGCAAAGTACGACTGCCACATGAACGTAGAATATTGTGCGTCAATAATGGCTATTAAGTATGTCTTCAAGTACATCCACAAGGGACATGATCGTGCAAGAGTACAGATAACTGATTCAAACAGCGAGAGTGATGGTCAGCCAATAATCAACGAAATACAGGATTATGTAGATTCGCGTTACGTAGGACCGATGGAAGCAGCTTGGCGTATACTAGAACTGCCAATGCATGGACGAAGTCATGCCGTCACACGCTTACCTGTACACCTACCGGGGCAGCAATACGCAACGTTTGAGGAAGGTAGAGAAGTCGAAGCCgctacaaatgaaaaaaagtggaGAACCCATCTTATTGCATGGTTTGAATTGAACAGCATAGATGAAATGGCAAGAAATATAACTTACGCGAACACGCCAGATTACTATTCGTTTCAAGAAGCAAcaaaaacgtggaaaaaaagaaaatatgcatGTAAAGTAGTTAGTAGAATGACAAATGTTTCACCAAGGGATTCCGAAAGATTTCACCTCAAACTAATCCTTGGACATGCGACAAATGCAAGGAGTTTTATAGATTTACGCACTGTAAACGGGAAAGAATGGAATACATTTAGAGAGGCTGCAGTGGATATGGGTTTAACTGCGACAAATGACGAAGCTTTCAAAATATTCGACGAAGCTGTTTCAATACTTATGCCGAAACGGTTACGTCATTTTTTTGTGTGGTATTTAATCGGTGAAATGCCATCGAACGTGATAGATTTATGGAATACTTACAAGAAAGCACTATCTGAAGACTTCGTGGATCAGCATGAAAATAGAGCACTATGTGCAATTGAGCATCTTCTCAGAGCTGAGGCAAGATCATGTGCAGATTTTTACTTACCAATACCGgagataattttcgaaaatgaagcGGACGAAATAACAGTGGAAAATATAGAAACCTTTGCAAAGAAAGGCAATGAACTGGTGAAGCAATTAAACAACgatcagaaaataatttatacgcaAATTGTTGATAATATTATGGATGACAAAAGTACTGATAGAAAGCGAGAAAAATGCTTTTACATCGATGGATCAGGAGGAAcaggaaaaacatttttatacaacgcATTGTACTACAtgttgaaatctgaaaaaaaaaatgttgcatgTGTTGCTTGGACAGGTATAGCAGCCATCTTACTACCATATGGCACAACCGCGCACAAAACATTTGGATTACCATTGACACTGCAAAAGGAAGgaacaattttcacaaatgcaacgatgaagaaaaaaatacaaagtatAGATGTATTTATATGGGACGAATGTTCGATGATACCGAAAATTGCTTTAGAATTGATCGACAGAACGTTAAAAGATATAATGGAAGACGCATCACCGTTTGGTGGGAAGACTATAATACTAGGTGGAGACTTCAGACAAGTTTTACCCATTGTGAAACGAGGAGGTAAACAACAAATAATAGAGGAAACAATTAAATACTCTACACTTTGgagtatatttgaaaaattaagcttgaaaaaaaatatgcgagCAAAGGAGGATGCAGCAAAGTTTTCAGAGTGGTTACTTAATATAGGTAATGGAGAAGTGGAGTTGTTTGTACCAGAGAAAGAAATACAAAGCAACAATTTAATAGACGATTTATATCCAAGAAATTTGCCACTTGATGAATTAACAAACAGAGCCATCTTAGCTCCATTGAATGTCGAAGTTAATCAGTTAAATACAGAGATACTACGCAGAATGGATGGCAATATATTCGAATCAAAAAACATAGATTACGCAACATTACAAGGAATTGATACTGCAGATGCAGCACTTGACGAAGAAGCTATTCTGCGATATCCGATGGAGTATTTAAATGGATTAACGCCATCAAGTTTACCACCACACAATCTACAGCTGAAAGTCGGAGCAATTGTAATGTCATTGCGAAATTTATCAATATCAGATGGTTTATGCAATGGAACACGGTTAGTtgtaagagaaattcactctAGAATTTTGATTGGTGAACTTCTAATCGGAGAGCGAAAAGGGCAAATAGTAGAAATACCAAGAATGAAATTAGATACGCGGGGAGACACAGATATGCCATTTATCCTCCATAGGCGACAGTTTCCAGTCAGGTTGGCATTTGCAATAACTATAAATAAATCACAAGGACAAAGTTTTGACCACGTGGGAATATTCATTGACCGACCAATCTTTGGACATGGTCAACTCTACGTTGCATTGTCACGATGCAGGTCGAAgaaaggtataaaaattcaactgaaaaaaaatgaaaatgcaatAAAGAACATTGTGTACAaggaaattattgaataa